A single genomic interval of Electrophorus electricus isolate fEleEle1 chromosome 2, fEleEle1.pri, whole genome shotgun sequence harbors:
- the LOC113571850 gene encoding galectin-1-like isoform X2, which produces MEAELKNVLLKTGDQLKVQGKIHVDAKRFQIDLGSSSSELALHFNPRFHDGDINAPLLVCNSLCDGIWDQEQRDSLSAFQPGSKFKVLVKHTGKQFEVKLPDGQMVEFPNRQEVEVISYIRVKGDISLTSFKIY; this is translated from the exons ATG GAGGCTGAACTCAAAAATGTTCTGCTCAAGACTGGAGATCAGCTGAAAGTCCAAGGGAAAATTCATGTTGATGCTAAAAG ATTCCAAATTGATCTTGGATCCAGTTCCAGTGAACTGGCCCTTCACTTCAACCCTCGTTTTCATGACGGTGATATCAATGCTCCGCTACTGGTTTGTAACTCGCTGTGTGATGGTATCTGGGACCAGGAGCAACGAGACAGCCTCAGTGCTTTCCAGCCAGGCTCCAAGTTTAAG GTTCTTGTGAAGCATACAGGAAAACAGTTTGAGGTGAAGCTCCCTGATGGACAGATGGTGGAGTTTCCCAACCGACAGGAGGTGGAGGTCATCAGTTATATTCGTGTGAAGGGTGACATCAGTCTCACCTCTTTCAAGATATACtaa
- the LOC113571850 gene encoding galectin-1-like isoform X1 — MTVLYPFLDNEAELKNVLLKTGDQLKVQGKIHVDAKRFQIDLGSSSSELALHFNPRFHDGDINAPLLVCNSLCDGIWDQEQRDSLSAFQPGSKFKVLVKHTGKQFEVKLPDGQMVEFPNRQEVEVISYIRVKGDISLTSFKIY; from the exons ATGACTGTTCTGTACCCATTTTTGGATAAT GAGGCTGAACTCAAAAATGTTCTGCTCAAGACTGGAGATCAGCTGAAAGTCCAAGGGAAAATTCATGTTGATGCTAAAAG ATTCCAAATTGATCTTGGATCCAGTTCCAGTGAACTGGCCCTTCACTTCAACCCTCGTTTTCATGACGGTGATATCAATGCTCCGCTACTGGTTTGTAACTCGCTGTGTGATGGTATCTGGGACCAGGAGCAACGAGACAGCCTCAGTGCTTTCCAGCCAGGCTCCAAGTTTAAG GTTCTTGTGAAGCATACAGGAAAACAGTTTGAGGTGAAGCTCCCTGATGGACAGATGGTGGAGTTTCCCAACCGACAGGAGGTGGAGGTCATCAGTTATATTCGTGTGAAGGGTGACATCAGTCTCACCTCTTTCAAGATATACtaa
- the LOC113571849 gene encoding LOW QUALITY PROTEIN: disintegrin and metalloproteinase domain-containing protein 10-like (The sequence of the model RefSeq protein was modified relative to this genomic sequence to represent the inferred CDS: deleted 1 base in 1 codon) gives MNLTVMVVIKLFFFLCVSKCTPGYYGNHLNKYIRHYEGLSYDTDLVHNKHQKVKRAVSHEDQFLHLDFHAHGRHFNLRMKRDTQLFAEDFKLDVSGEETDYDTSHIYTGELYGEQGSMSHGSVVDGKFEGFIKTHRGTFYVEPAERYLEGKNVPFHSVIYHEDDIHYPHKYGPEGGCADHAVFEKMKKYQASAVEESAKIADVVSEKGSLDDNVLHRKKRMTQVEKNTCQLFIQTDHLFYKYYKTREAVIAQVIGLMQLRFSSHVKAIDAIYQGTDFLGIRNISFMVKRIRINETNNDKDRSNPFRFANIGVEKFLELNSEQNHDDYCLAYVFTDRDFDDGVLGLAWVGAPSGSSGGICEKSKLYSDGKRKSLNTGIITVQNYASHVPPKVSHITFAHEVGHNFGSPHDSGSECTPGESKSQDKKEKGNYIMYARATSGDKLNNNKFSVCSIRNISLVLEKKRGNCFVESGQPICGNGLVEPGEECDCGYNDQCNDQCCYDANQPDNKKCKLKPNKVCSPSQGPCCTAVCTYKSSNEKCREESECAHPGMCNGASAQCPTSEPKANFTACNGETQVCLNGGCSGSICEKYGLEVCTCASVDGKDETELCHVCCMEKMNPSTCSSTGSERLARFFNKKVTTLQAGSPCNDFKGYCDVFMKCRLVDADGPLARLKKAIFNPELYENIAEWIVAHWWAVLLMGIALIMLMAGFIKICSVHTPSSNPKLPPPKPLPGTLKRRRAQHAAQQQQQQQQQQHHHHHNQNQHPHGHAHQNQHPHGHAHQNQRQRQAQPPRHHRQPRENYQMGQMRR, from the exons ATGAACTTAACCGTTATGGTCGTGAtaaaactgtttttctttctgtgcgTCTCGAAATGCACACCAG GTTACTATGGCAAccatttgaataaatatatcCGCCACTATGAAGGTCTGTCCTATGACACAGATCTGGTGCACAACAAGCATCAGAAAGTCAAGCGAGCAGTCTCCCACGAAGACCAGTTCCTTCACCTTGACTTCCATGCTCATGGAAG ACATTTTAACCTGCGGATGAAGAGGGACACACAACTCTTTGCTGAAGACTTTAAGCTTGATGTGTCTGGAGAAGAAACTGACTATGACACCTCTCATATCTACACTGGGGAGCTCTATG GTGAGCAGGGAAGTATGAGTCATGGCTCTGTTGTTGATGGTAAGTTTGAGGGCTTTATTAAGACGCACCGGGGGACTTTTTATGTGGAGCCTGCTGAGAGATACTTGGAGGGCAAAAATGTGCCATTCCACTCCGTCATCTACCACGAAGATGATATCC ACTACCCTCATAAGTATGGGCCTGAGGGGGGCTGTGCAGACCATGCAGTGTTcgagaaaatgaagaaatatcAGGCTTCTGCTGTTGAGGAGTCAGCCAAG ATCGCAGATGTGGTGTCAGAGAAGGGGTCCTTGGATGACAATGTGTTGCATAGGAAAAAGAGAATGACTCAGGTGGAAAAGAACACATGTCAACTCTTTATTCAG ACAGACCACCTTTTTTACAAATACTACAAGACCAGAGAGGCTGTCATTGCTCAGGTAATAGGACTAATGCAGCTCAG ATTCTCCAGCCATGTTAAGGCGATTGATGCGATCTACCAGGGTACAGATTTTCTCGGCATCCGCAACATTAGCTTCATGGTGAAGAGGATTAGG ATCAATGAGACGAATAATGACAAGGACCGGTCCAACCCATTTCGTTTTGCTAACATTGGGGTGGAGAAATTTCTGGAACTGAACTCTGAGCAGAACCACGATGATTACTGCCTAGCCTATGTCTTCACTGACAGAGACTTTGATGATGGTGTGCTGGGCCTGGCCTGGGTGGGAGCACCTTCAG GGAGTTCTGGTGGTATCTGCGAAAAAAGTAAGCTGTATTCTGATGGGAAGAGGAAGTCCTTGAACACTGGGATTATAACTGTGCAGAATTACGCCTCCCACGTGCCTCCAAAAGTCTCACACATCACCTTCGCCCATGAAGTGGGACACAACTTTGGGTCTCCA CATGACTCGGGCTCTGAGTGCACTCCTGGCGAATCAAAGAGCCAGGACAAGAAGGAGAAGGGTAACTACATCATGTACGCTAGAGCCACATCAGGAGACAAGCTCAACAACAACAAGTTCTCTGTGTGCAGCATTCGCAACATCAGCCTAGTGCTGGAGAAAAAGAGGGGGAACTGCTTTGTGG AGTCTGGGCAGCCGATCTGTGGTAATGGCCTGGTAGAGCCAGGAGAGGAGTGTGACTGTGGCTACAATGACCAGTGTAATGACCAGTGCTGCTATGATGCTAACCAGCCAGACAACAAGAAGTGCAAACTCAAACCTAACAAAGTGTGCAG TCCCAGCCAGGGTCCGTGCTGTACAGCTGTATGTACGTACAAGAGCAGTAATGAGAAGTGTCGGGAGGAGTCAGAGTGCGCCCACCCTGGCATGTGCAATGGAGCTTCAGCCCAGTGCCCCACATCAGAGCCCAAAGCCAACTTCACTGCCTGCAATGGAGAAACCCAAGTCTGCCTTAACGGG ggctGTTCGGGCTCTATCTGTGAGAAGTATGGCCTGGAGGTGTGCACCTGTGCTAGTGTGGATGGGAAGGATGAGACAGAACTCTGCCATGTCTGCTGCATGGAGAAGA TGAACCCAAGCACATGCAGCAGTACAGGCTCGGAGCGCCTGGCCCGCTTCTTTAATAAGAAGGTGACCACGCTGCAGGCAGGCTCTCCCTGCAACGACTTTAAGGGCTACTGTGACGTGTTCATGAAGTGCAGGTTGGTGGATGCTGATGGACCCCTGGCCAGACTGAAGAAAGCCATCTTCAACCCAGAGCTTTATGAGAACATTGCAGAGTGGATAGTG GCTCATTGGTGGGCAGTGTTGCTGATGGGTATTGCTTTGATCATGCTCATGGCTGGATTCATCAAGATTTGCAGTGTGCACACACCTAGTAGTAACCCCAAACTCCCCCCACCAAAACCTTTGCCAG GCACTCTGAAGAGGAGGCGAGCTCAACATGCtgctcagcagcagcagcagcagcagcagcagcagcaccatcaccatcacaacCAGAACCAGCACCCTCATGGCCACGCCCATCAAAACCAGCACCCTCACG